Proteins encoded together in one Bradyrhizobium sp. PSBB068 window:
- the pssA gene encoding CDP-diacylglycerol--serine O-phosphatidyltransferase: MTPFDNNSSELRRRRFRPIPVRMLVPNMITLLAICAGLTAIRLSTEGRMELAVAAIVFAAILDGIDGRVARMIKGQSKFGAELDSLADFVNFGVAPGLILYFWQLHELNNGGWIAAMVFAISGGLRLARFNASIDDPNKPAFAANYFTGVPAPAGAITVLLPIYLAFLGVPMPPSTLTAFYTLLIAFLMVSRLPVFSGKTVKMRVPPEMVLPVFVSVVFFVALLIGYPWHILSAGSVAYLISLPWGWKSYRDQERQLAAQTRGAGAPAPAAAAPYVAPVADSDDHDDRPTHLH, encoded by the coding sequence ATGACGCCATTCGATAACAATTCCAGCGAGCTTCGCCGCCGCCGGTTCCGCCCGATCCCGGTGCGGATGCTGGTGCCGAACATGATCACGCTGCTGGCGATCTGCGCCGGCCTCACCGCGATCCGGCTGTCGACGGAAGGGCGGATGGAGCTGGCGGTCGCCGCCATCGTGTTCGCCGCCATCCTCGACGGCATCGACGGCCGCGTCGCCCGCATGATCAAGGGCCAGTCGAAATTCGGCGCCGAGCTCGACAGCCTCGCCGACTTCGTCAATTTCGGCGTAGCGCCGGGCCTGATCCTGTATTTCTGGCAGCTGCATGAACTCAACAACGGCGGCTGGATCGCCGCGATGGTGTTTGCGATCTCCGGCGGCCTGCGCCTGGCGCGCTTCAATGCCTCGATCGACGACCCGAACAAGCCGGCCTTCGCTGCCAATTATTTCACCGGCGTGCCGGCGCCGGCCGGTGCGATCACCGTGCTGCTGCCGATCTATCTCGCCTTCCTCGGCGTGCCGATGCCGCCGTCGACGTTGACGGCATTCTACACGCTGCTGATCGCCTTCCTGATGGTGTCGCGGCTGCCGGTGTTCTCCGGCAAGACCGTGAAGATGCGCGTGCCGCCGGAGATGGTGTTGCCGGTGTTCGTGTCGGTGGTGTTCTTCGTCGCGCTGCTGATCGGGTATCCCTGGCACATCCTGTCGGCGGGCTCGGTGGCCTATCTAATCAGCCTGCCCTGGGGCTGGAAGTCCTACCGCGACCAGGAGCGCCAGCTTGCGGCGCAGACGCGAGGTGCCGGCGCGCCGGCACCTGCCGCTGCTGCTCCTTACGTAGCGCCGGTCGCGGATAGCGACGACCATGACGACCGTCCGACCCATCTGCATTAA
- a CDS encoding TetR/AcrR family transcriptional regulator: MSRQIAVPPPRGRPRSFDVEAAVERAMNVFWSRGYHATALPDLLRATKLSRGSLYAAFGDKHSLFLRALDRYIADALTRMDAEFDPRREPVAGLRAYLAGYVERNSGANGRRGCLLVATTMELAGRDADVDRRIAGFFRDMEARVADALSRAKMAGKLADGVEPSSAARILVCFVEGLRVVGKTAPTRIISQATVDAFLERFIR, encoded by the coding sequence ATGAGCCGCCAGATCGCTGTACCGCCGCCCCGTGGCCGCCCCCGGAGTTTCGACGTCGAAGCCGCCGTCGAACGCGCAATGAATGTGTTCTGGTCGCGCGGCTATCACGCCACGGCGCTGCCGGACCTGCTTCGTGCGACGAAGCTCTCGCGCGGCAGTCTCTACGCCGCATTCGGCGACAAGCACTCGCTGTTCCTGCGCGCGCTCGATCGCTACATTGCCGATGCCCTGACACGGATGGACGCCGAATTCGACCCGCGCAGGGAGCCGGTCGCCGGCCTGCGGGCCTACCTTGCCGGCTATGTCGAGCGCAACAGCGGTGCCAATGGCCGACGCGGATGCCTGTTGGTAGCCACCACCATGGAACTGGCTGGCCGTGATGCCGACGTTGATCGTCGCATCGCGGGCTTTTTCAGAGACATGGAGGCCAGGGTGGCAGATGCGCTTTCCCGGGCAAAAATGGCGGGCAAGCTGGCCGACGGCGTCGAACCTTCAAGTGCCGCCCGAATTCTCGTCTGTTTCGTCGAGGGGCTGCGGGTGGTTGGTAAAACGGCGCCGACACGGATCATTTCGCAAGCCACCGTTGACGCTTTTCTCGAGCGCTTCATCAGGTAA
- a CDS encoding carboxymuconolactone decarboxylase family protein — protein sequence MSMRIDYNKAAPAGIKALGGVYGYLTQCGLSAQLIELVYLRISQINGCAYCLDMHTRSLRKMGVKIEKLALLQVWHEAEALFDAEERAALAWAETVTRVAQTAIPDQDYQAARAVFNEKQLVDLTIAIGLMNTYNRIAIGFRNPPQAVVEHSAAA from the coding sequence GTGAGCATGCGCATCGACTACAACAAGGCGGCCCCTGCGGGCATCAAGGCGCTCGGTGGCGTCTATGGCTATCTCACCCAATGCGGACTGTCCGCGCAGCTGATCGAGCTGGTCTATCTGCGCATCTCGCAGATCAACGGCTGCGCCTATTGCCTCGACATGCATACGCGCTCGCTGCGGAAGATGGGCGTCAAGATCGAGAAGCTCGCGCTGCTGCAGGTCTGGCACGAGGCGGAGGCGCTGTTCGACGCCGAGGAGCGCGCGGCGCTGGCCTGGGCCGAAACCGTCACCCGGGTGGCGCAGACCGCGATCCCGGACCAGGACTATCAGGCGGCGCGTGCCGTGTTCAACGAAAAGCAGCTGGTCGACCTGACCATCGCGATCGGCCTGATGAACACCTACAACCGGATCGCGATCGGTTTCCGTAACCCGCCGCAAGCCGTCGTCGAGCATTCCGCCGCGGCGTGA
- a CDS encoding DUF2889 domain-containing protein has protein sequence MSAPDTNADGKPRRLMHRRSVECLGYLRDDGLWEVEARLVDTKPYARQDRHRGLQQPDDPVHDIRLRLAVDDSFTIRETGTNMASTPYPSCLDVEGILQRLVGERIGKGWRELVRRKIGRLETCTHLAELLGPAVTTLFQTATAGKNPKGRDSLDHQRDATEPPFFVGGCYSWRLDGPVVAETFPQFATKPIEVKQGS, from the coding sequence ATGTCCGCACCTGATACCAACGCCGACGGCAAGCCCCGCCGCCTGATGCACCGCCGCTCCGTCGAATGTCTCGGCTATCTCCGCGACGACGGGCTGTGGGAAGTCGAGGCGCGGCTGGTCGACACCAAGCCCTATGCACGACAGGACAGGCATCGCGGCCTGCAACAACCCGACGATCCCGTGCACGACATCAGGCTGCGTCTCGCGGTCGACGACAGTTTCACGATCCGTGAGACCGGCACCAATATGGCCTCGACGCCCTACCCGTCCTGCCTCGACGTCGAAGGGATTTTGCAGCGGCTGGTCGGCGAACGCATAGGCAAGGGCTGGCGCGAGCTGGTGCGCCGCAAGATCGGCAGACTGGAGACCTGCACCCATCTCGCCGAGCTGCTGGGTCCCGCGGTGACGACGCTGTTCCAGACCGCGACCGCAGGCAAGAACCCGAAGGGCCGCGACTCGCTCGATCATCAGCGCGATGCCACCGAGCCGCCATTCTTCGTCGGCGGCTGCTATTCGTGGCGGCTGGACGGCCCCGTCGTGGCCGAGACATTTCCGCAGTTCGCGACGAAGCCCATCGAGGTGAAGCAGGGGTCCTGA
- a CDS encoding GrpB family protein: MEKYGAGSIVVSDYDPSWPALFAQERARIAQALAPFALAIEHVGSTAVPGLPSKPIIDLLVGVPNLEQARQRCMTPLEALGYICMPEYASWLPRELFFRKGPPGPWTHHMHVMELSHPRWEALVVFRDYLRAHPEAARAYADIKRELAASSKDDIGAYRNGKTAFVEETTAKARAWHRAVRD; encoded by the coding sequence GTGGAGAAGTACGGCGCCGGGTCGATCGTCGTCTCCGACTATGACCCCAGCTGGCCCGCACTGTTCGCGCAGGAGCGCGCGCGGATCGCGCAGGCACTCGCGCCATTCGCGTTGGCCATTGAGCATGTCGGCAGCACTGCCGTTCCAGGCCTCCCGTCGAAGCCGATCATCGACCTCTTGGTTGGTGTCCCTAACCTTGAACAGGCCCGGCAGCGCTGCATGACACCGCTCGAGGCACTCGGCTATATCTGCATGCCGGAATACGCGTCATGGCTCCCCCGCGAGTTGTTCTTCCGCAAGGGGCCGCCAGGTCCCTGGACGCACCACATGCATGTGATGGAGCTATCGCATCCGCGATGGGAGGCACTGGTGGTGTTTCGCGACTATCTTCGCGCACACCCCGAGGCAGCCCGCGCCTACGCAGATATCAAGCGCGAGCTTGCCGCTTCGTCAAAGGACGACATCGGGGCATATCGAAACGGAAAAACCGCGTTCGTCGAGGAGACGACGGCAAAAGCTCGGGCGTGGCACCGAGCGGTACGCGATTGA
- a CDS encoding RraA family protein, with protein sequence MTTSASAPLPASVLEALARYDTPTICNAMEIVAPERRLIGYTVKPLVCPFPTLPPIVGYARTVAIRSVLKSGLSAEEQSKRRIDYYEYVGTGFGPRISVIQDIDGPDVGYGAFWGEVQSAVHKALGCLGVITDGSIRDIPQWAPGFQALAGSIGPSHAWVHAESFGGEVRVAGMTVRSDDLIHADSHGAIVIPYDVAAKLPEAAELCGRRETPILDIARSKDFSLEKLKDALKRSSEIH encoded by the coding sequence GTGACGACATCCGCTTCCGCCCCGCTGCCTGCTTCCGTCCTCGAGGCGTTGGCGCGCTACGACACGCCGACGATCTGCAACGCGATGGAGATCGTGGCGCCCGAGCGGCGTCTGATCGGCTACACCGTGAAGCCGCTGGTCTGCCCGTTCCCGACGCTGCCGCCGATCGTCGGCTATGCGCGCACGGTTGCGATCCGCTCGGTGCTGAAATCCGGGCTCTCGGCCGAGGAGCAGTCGAAGCGCCGCATCGACTATTACGAATATGTCGGCACCGGCTTCGGACCGCGTATCTCCGTCATCCAGGACATCGACGGGCCCGACGTCGGCTACGGCGCGTTCTGGGGCGAGGTGCAGAGCGCCGTGCACAAGGCGCTCGGCTGCCTCGGCGTCATCACCGACGGCTCGATCCGCGACATCCCGCAATGGGCGCCGGGCTTCCAGGCGCTGGCCGGTTCGATCGGCCCGTCGCACGCCTGGGTGCACGCCGAGAGTTTTGGCGGCGAGGTCCGCGTCGCCGGCATGACGGTGCGCTCCGACGACCTGATCCACGCCGACAGCCACGGCGCGATCGTGATCCCCTATGACGTCGCGGCCAAGCTGCCGGAGGCCGCCGAGCTGTGCGGCCGCCGCGAGACCCCGATCCTCGACATCGCGCGCAGCAAGGACTTTTCCCTCGAGAAGCTGAAGGACGCGCTGAAGCGTTCGTCGGAAATCCACTGA
- a CDS encoding PLP-dependent aminotransferase family protein produces the protein MPKPLPIALDRSAKTPLSEQIRKAIVTAIDNGVLVPGARLPSWLDLAAQLGVARGTVRAAYDRLSDTQHIVSSKANGTSVARRPGKAAKPDAPVAPGSVVEMFHDLTGQGHFRMGVPAQDSLPAKLLARIRARAVRAELSAVSRYGDPRGELELRREIAAHLAIARGVECSPAQIVVTSGFSGGLGLALRVLGLEGRRAWMEDPGFPLTRKGLELARLELVAVPVDGNGIDVDHGLKHAPDAALAVVTPGQQAPLGPPLSAARRAQLLDWATQTGGWIIEDDYLGELQLDGRAAPALASLDRTGRVIHLGSFSKTISPTLRLGFLVAPEPLAAEFADVATCLVPAPGPAVQLSTAEFMRDGHYIRHLRRTKQAYCDNRDALTSALRPWSNDVRVAGLAVMLTLPDQAGDVEIARQVLAHGLAPAPLSPWYLSPKRAQPGLLLGIATVPDRGVPAACKRLFEAIHAEAAPAPRQVRKSAGP, from the coding sequence ATGCCAAAGCCGCTTCCCATCGCGCTCGACCGCTCGGCCAAAACGCCGCTCTCCGAGCAGATCCGCAAGGCGATCGTGACGGCGATCGACAATGGCGTGCTGGTGCCGGGCGCACGGTTGCCGTCGTGGCTCGACCTCGCCGCGCAGCTCGGCGTCGCCCGCGGTACGGTGCGGGCGGCCTACGACAGATTGTCGGACACCCAGCACATCGTGTCGTCGAAGGCGAATGGCACCAGCGTCGCGAGGCGTCCAGGAAAGGCCGCCAAGCCCGACGCGCCGGTCGCTCCCGGATCGGTCGTGGAGATGTTTCATGACCTGACCGGCCAGGGACACTTCCGGATGGGCGTTCCCGCGCAGGACTCCCTCCCCGCAAAGCTGCTGGCACGAATCCGCGCGCGCGCCGTGCGAGCAGAGCTGAGCGCGGTGAGCCGCTATGGCGATCCGCGCGGCGAGCTCGAACTGCGGCGTGAGATCGCGGCGCATCTTGCGATCGCGCGCGGCGTGGAATGCTCGCCGGCGCAGATCGTCGTCACGTCAGGCTTCAGCGGCGGACTTGGCCTCGCGCTGCGCGTGCTCGGCCTCGAAGGCCGCCGCGCATGGATGGAAGACCCGGGATTTCCATTGACCCGAAAGGGGCTCGAGCTCGCCCGGCTGGAGCTGGTCGCAGTCCCCGTCGACGGCAACGGCATCGACGTCGACCATGGCCTCAAACACGCCCCCGATGCGGCGCTCGCAGTCGTGACGCCGGGACAGCAGGCGCCGCTCGGCCCGCCATTGTCGGCGGCGCGCCGCGCGCAGCTGCTCGACTGGGCCACGCAGACCGGCGGCTGGATCATCGAGGACGACTATCTCGGCGAGTTGCAGCTCGACGGCCGCGCCGCGCCGGCGCTCGCCTCGCTCGATCGCACCGGCCGCGTGATCCATCTCGGCTCATTCAGCAAGACCATCTCGCCGACGCTGCGGCTCGGCTTCCTGGTTGCGCCCGAGCCATTGGCCGCGGAGTTCGCCGATGTCGCGACCTGCCTCGTCCCGGCCCCCGGACCGGCCGTGCAGCTTTCGACCGCGGAGTTCATGCGCGATGGCCACTACATCCGCCACCTCCGACGCACCAAGCAAGCCTATTGCGACAACCGCGACGCCCTGACATCTGCGCTGCGTCCGTGGAGCAACGACGTGCGGGTCGCGGGACTTGCTGTGATGCTGACGCTGCCGGACCAGGCCGGGGATGTCGAAATCGCGCGGCAGGTGCTGGCGCACGGGCTGGCGCCTGCCCCGCTCTCGCCCTGGTATCTCTCACCGAAGCGCGCGCAACCCGGCCTGCTGCTCGGCATTGCGACCGTGCCCGATCGCGGCGTTCCTGCTGCCTGCAAGCGTCTGTTCGAGGCGATCCACGCCGAAGCCGCGCCAGCCCCGCGCCAGGTCAGGAAGTCCGCAGGCCCGTGA
- a CDS encoding cupin domain-containing protein — translation MKILLPVILACAVLATAARAETVTPKFEHVITNIPGKSLVTAEVDFPPGDPSAPHRHAKSAFLYVYVLQGAIESQVEGEAAPHVYRAGDSFFEAPGAHHVIGRNASSTEPAKLLAVFVVDSNDKALTVYDQAEQKQGHKQ, via the coding sequence ATGAAGATCCTACTGCCGGTTATTCTGGCCTGCGCGGTGCTTGCGACCGCGGCGAGAGCGGAAACGGTGACGCCGAAGTTCGAGCACGTGATCACGAACATTCCCGGCAAGTCGCTGGTCACGGCCGAGGTCGACTTCCCGCCTGGCGATCCGTCGGCGCCGCACCGTCATGCCAAATCCGCCTTCCTGTATGTCTATGTCCTGCAGGGCGCGATCGAGAGCCAGGTCGAGGGCGAGGCCGCGCCGCATGTCTATCGCGCCGGCGACAGCTTCTTCGAGGCGCCCGGCGCGCATCACGTGATCGGACGCAATGCCAGCAGCACCGAGCCCGCGAAGCTGCTTGCCGTCTTCGTCGTCGACAGCAACGACAAGGCGCTGACCGTCTACGACCAGGCAGAGCAAAAGCAAGGGCACAAGCAGTGA
- a CDS encoding TerC family protein, with translation MSELFSLDALSALLQVVVIDLVLAGDNAVVIGLAAAGLQAKQRGKAILIGIGAATLLRIVFALLTTQLMQIVGLLLAGGILLLWVCWKMWRELRASAHRTAAEHTADGAAGQRKTLWQATTQIIVADVSMSLDNVLAVAGAAREQPIVLVFGLALSIAMMGAAATFIARLLQNHRWIAYLGLAVILYVAVDMTIRGANEIAKVAPA, from the coding sequence ATGTCCGAACTATTCTCACTCGACGCGCTCAGCGCTTTGCTGCAAGTCGTCGTCATCGACCTCGTGCTGGCCGGCGACAATGCCGTGGTGATCGGCCTTGCCGCGGCCGGCCTGCAGGCAAAGCAACGCGGCAAGGCGATCCTGATCGGCATCGGCGCCGCGACGCTGTTGCGCATCGTGTTCGCGCTGCTCACAACGCAGTTGATGCAGATCGTCGGCCTGCTGTTGGCCGGCGGCATCCTCTTGCTGTGGGTGTGCTGGAAGATGTGGCGGGAGCTGCGCGCCAGCGCGCACAGGACCGCGGCCGAACACACAGCCGACGGCGCGGCCGGCCAGCGCAAGACGCTCTGGCAGGCCACGACCCAGATCATCGTCGCCGACGTCTCGATGTCGCTCGACAACGTGCTGGCGGTTGCCGGCGCGGCGCGCGAGCAGCCGATCGTGCTGGTGTTCGGCCTTGCGCTCTCGATCGCGATGATGGGCGCGGCCGCCACCTTCATCGCGCGGCTCCTGCAGAACCACCGCTGGATCGCCTATCTCGGCCTCGCCGTGATCCTCTATGTCGCCGTCGACATGACCATTCGCGGCGCCAACGAGATCGCCAAGGTCGCGCCGGCCTGA
- a CDS encoding DMT family transporter: MSAIQIVCAVLVPLLWGYQFVAIKVGVMEFPPLFFLALRFLAIALLLIPFVKRPTRQQFGPVAAISVFLGGLNFGLFYVGLGLGSGSLSAVAYQLAPPFTVLLAWPLLAERPSLTASAGVVLAFVGVVVLAAGPGLSANALPLLLVVGAAFAFAVSNVLTKRYGPFDPLMLMGWFSLLTVPQVTLMSLLLEHGQAASLVTADHRGWLALAYTIFVGGIAGFGLWFWLIARCSMGRVAPFGLLLPVFALISSVMFLGDSMTPKLIVGGLLAISGVALTQFRPSARPV, from the coding sequence ATGTCTGCGATCCAGATCGTCTGCGCTGTGCTCGTTCCCCTGCTCTGGGGCTATCAGTTCGTGGCCATCAAGGTGGGCGTCATGGAATTTCCGCCTCTCTTCTTCCTCGCACTGCGCTTCCTGGCTATCGCGCTACTGCTTATTCCATTCGTCAAAAGGCCGACACGTCAACAGTTCGGCCCTGTCGCAGCTATTTCGGTTTTCCTTGGCGGGCTAAACTTCGGGCTGTTCTATGTCGGCCTTGGGCTCGGCTCGGGAAGCCTATCGGCCGTCGCGTATCAACTCGCTCCGCCGTTCACCGTCCTGTTGGCTTGGCCACTGCTTGCGGAGAGGCCGTCTCTGACTGCTTCCGCCGGCGTGGTGCTTGCATTCGTCGGTGTGGTCGTGCTGGCAGCAGGGCCTGGGCTCTCGGCAAACGCCCTTCCGTTGCTGCTCGTGGTCGGGGCAGCCTTCGCGTTCGCGGTGTCGAACGTCCTGACGAAACGCTACGGCCCTTTTGATCCCCTGATGTTGATGGGGTGGTTCTCGCTGCTCACGGTACCGCAGGTCACGTTGATGTCGTTGCTCCTTGAACATGGACAAGCGGCGAGCCTTGTCACGGCGGATCATCGTGGCTGGCTGGCACTCGCCTATACAATTTTCGTCGGAGGAATTGCCGGGTTTGGCCTCTGGTTCTGGCTGATCGCCCGTTGCTCGATGGGCCGCGTCGCGCCGTTCGGCCTGCTGCTTCCGGTGTTCGCACTGATTTCGAGCGTCATGTTCCTTGGCGACAGCATGACCCCGAAGCTGATCGTCGGGGGGCTGCTCGCGATTTCCGGCGTTGCCCTCACGCAATTCAGGCCGAGCGCAAGGCCGGTTTGA
- a CDS encoding phosphatidylserine decarboxylase → MSIANSIRAQIPPIHPEGYPFIGGFALASLILFWIWTPLGWIGTLLTVWCALFFRDPVRVTPLRDGIVVSPADGRVSMVVQALPPAELGLGDKPLPRVSVFMSVFNCHVNRSPVAGRIDRIAYRPGAFINAELDKASEDNERNSLVISSSNGRIGVVQIAGLVARRIVCFVKEGQSIGAGERFGLIRFGSRLDVYLPEGTKALVSEGQTAVAGETILADFRGADPGRTYRAD, encoded by the coding sequence ATGTCGATCGCCAATTCCATCCGCGCGCAGATCCCGCCGATCCACCCCGAGGGCTACCCCTTCATTGGCGGGTTCGCCCTTGCGAGCCTGATCCTGTTCTGGATCTGGACCCCGCTCGGCTGGATCGGGACGCTGCTCACGGTGTGGTGCGCGCTGTTCTTCCGCGATCCCGTGCGGGTGACGCCGCTGCGCGACGGCATCGTGGTGTCGCCGGCCGATGGCCGCGTCTCCATGGTGGTACAGGCGCTGCCGCCGGCCGAGCTCGGCCTTGGCGACAAGCCGCTGCCGCGGGTTTCGGTGTTCATGAGCGTGTTCAACTGCCATGTGAACCGCAGCCCGGTGGCCGGCCGCATCGACCGCATCGCCTACCGGCCGGGGGCCTTCATCAATGCCGAGCTCGACAAGGCGAGCGAGGACAATGAGCGCAATTCGCTGGTCATCTCCAGCTCAAACGGGCGGATCGGCGTGGTCCAGATCGCGGGCCTCGTGGCGCGCCGCATCGTCTGTTTCGTCAAGGAGGGGCAGTCGATCGGTGCCGGCGAGCGTTTCGGCCTGATCCGCTTCGGCTCGCGTCTCGACGTCTATTTGCCCGAGGGCACCAAGGCGCTGGTCTCCGAAGGCCAGACCGCGGTGGCGGGCGAGACGATCCTGGCGGATTTCCGCGGCGCCGATCCGGGCCGCACCTACCGCGCCGATTAA
- a CDS encoding IS1182 family transposase: MAEDQLFGELPEQPKPQTDAAPAGLPRLREPQRDQIELRAVDIDSLIGEDHPARVIWCYVDGLELRELEDRIKARGERPGHPATSPRLLLALWLYATSDGVGSARALERLCESHDVYRWLCGGVSVNYHTLADFRVGCADLLDRLLAEHLAALAEVGLVDLSQLAQDGVRIRASAGAASFRREQTLDHHLETAQTIVAELKREVEARSDASNQRIKAAKERAARERTERLKAAQAALAEIKRQRQAREDKRNNGKTPKEPRASTTDPDARVMKMAGGGFRPGYNVQVASAAGEQIVAGLDVTNIGSDRGLMQPMLDRLRARTGRLPGRHLVDGGFGSAEDIEWAHDQGVEVYCPPTQSKHGTDPYLPRRGDGPGVLAWRARMASEPGKAQYKLRSICECIHARWRNWGLRQLTVRGLEKVRAVALWFVLTNNVLQGHRLYSA; encoded by the coding sequence ATGGCTGAAGACCAGCTGTTTGGAGAACTGCCGGAGCAGCCGAAGCCGCAAACTGATGCGGCGCCAGCGGGTTTGCCGCGTCTGCGCGAGCCGCAGCGCGATCAGATTGAACTGCGGGCGGTGGATATCGATAGCCTGATCGGGGAAGATCATCCGGCGCGGGTGATCTGGTGCTATGTCGACGGGCTCGAGCTGCGCGAGCTTGAAGATCGGATCAAGGCGCGGGGCGAGAGGCCGGGTCATCCGGCGACGTCGCCACGGCTTTTGCTGGCACTGTGGCTCTATGCGACCAGCGACGGGGTAGGAAGCGCTCGCGCCCTGGAGCGGCTGTGCGAGAGCCACGATGTCTATCGCTGGCTGTGTGGCGGGGTCTCGGTGAACTACCATACGCTGGCGGACTTCCGGGTCGGATGCGCCGATCTGCTCGATCGGCTGCTCGCCGAACATCTTGCGGCCTTGGCGGAGGTGGGCCTGGTCGACCTCAGCCAGCTGGCGCAGGACGGCGTGCGGATCCGGGCGAGCGCCGGGGCCGCCTCGTTCCGGCGAGAACAGACACTCGATCACCATTTGGAGACCGCGCAGACGATCGTGGCGGAGCTCAAACGCGAGGTCGAGGCGCGCTCCGATGCCAGCAACCAGCGCATCAAGGCGGCCAAGGAGCGAGCGGCGCGTGAGCGCACCGAACGCCTGAAGGCAGCGCAGGCCGCGCTCGCCGAGATCAAGCGGCAGCGCCAGGCGCGCGAAGACAAGCGCAACAACGGCAAGACGCCGAAGGAGCCGCGCGCCTCTACGACGGACCCCGACGCCCGCGTCATGAAGATGGCCGGCGGCGGCTTCCGGCCAGGATACAATGTGCAGGTGGCGAGCGCGGCCGGCGAGCAGATCGTGGCCGGGCTCGACGTGACCAATATTGGTTCCGATCGCGGCCTCATGCAGCCAATGCTAGATCGCTTGCGCGCGCGGACCGGCCGCCTTCCGGGCCGCCATCTCGTTGATGGCGGCTTTGGCAGTGCCGAGGACATCGAGTGGGCGCATGATCAAGGGGTTGAGGTCTATTGTCCGCCCACGCAATCCAAGCACGGTACCGATCCCTACCTGCCGCGGCGCGGCGACGGCCCGGGCGTGTTGGCTTGGCGGGCACGGATGGCAAGCGAGCCGGGCAAGGCCCAGTACAAGCTCCGATCGATCTGCGAGTGCATCCACGCTCGATGGCGCAACTGGGGCCTGCGGCAACTCACCGTACGCGGCCTTGAAAAGGTCCGTGCCGTCGCGCTCTGGTTCGTCCTCACCAACAACGTCTTACAAGGGCATCGGCTCTACAGCGCTTAA
- a CDS encoding SDR family NAD(P)-dependent oxidoreductase — MNMAGKTVLITGSTDGVGRYVAMKLAAAGARVLIHGRDTKRAQALADEIKRVSGREPMFYQADLSSLAEVREFAQLVLDDQERLDVLVSNAGIGSQNEGPARQTSKDGHELRFAVNYLAGFLLAHLLLPRLKASAPARIVNVASLGQHPIDFGDVMITRNYSGGRAYAQSKLSQIMFTIDLAEQLQGSGVTVNSLHPATYMNTTMVRASGATPISTVEQGGDAILRLVQDDDVADKSGLFFDGKREARAHAQAYDAEARQRLRALSLALTGLRTS, encoded by the coding sequence ATGAATATGGCAGGCAAGACCGTGCTGATCACCGGTTCCACCGATGGCGTCGGCCGGTACGTGGCGATGAAGCTGGCGGCTGCCGGCGCCCGGGTCCTGATCCATGGCCGCGATACCAAGCGGGCGCAGGCCCTTGCCGACGAGATCAAGCGGGTCAGTGGCCGCGAGCCGATGTTCTATCAGGCCGATCTGTCCTCGCTCGCCGAGGTCCGCGAGTTTGCCCAGCTGGTGCTCGACGACCAGGAGCGCCTCGACGTGCTGGTCAGCAATGCCGGTATCGGCTCGCAGAACGAGGGCCCGGCGCGGCAGACCAGCAAGGATGGCCACGAGCTGCGCTTCGCGGTGAATTACCTCGCCGGCTTCCTGCTTGCGCATCTGCTGTTGCCGCGGCTGAAGGCGAGTGCCCCGGCGCGCATCGTCAACGTCGCCTCGCTCGGCCAGCACCCGATCGATTTCGGCGACGTGATGATCACCAGGAACTACAGCGGCGGCCGCGCCTATGCGCAGAGCAAGCTGTCGCAGATCATGTTCACCATCGATCTCGCCGAGCAGTTGCAGGGCTCCGGCGTCACCGTCAATTCGCTGCATCCGGCGACCTACATGAACACCACGATGGTGCGCGCCAGCGGCGCGACGCCGATCTCGACCGTGGAGCAGGGCGGCGACGCCATCCTGCGCCTGGTCCAGGACGACGACGTCGCCGACAAGAGCGGGCTGTTCTTCGACGGCAAGCGCGAGGCCCGCGCCCATGCGCAGGCCTATGATGCCGAGGCGCGCCAGCGGCTGCGGGCGCTGAGCCTCGCGCTCACGGGCCTGCGGACTTCCTGA